Proteins encoded together in one Orrella marina window:
- a CDS encoding heavy-metal-associated domain-containing protein, producing the protein MKFHVPDMSCNHCVASITKAIREVSSDAHVVCDLHERIVEVLNLVEKSPQEIIAVLDEVGYEATLIEAQA; encoded by the coding sequence ATGAAGTTTCATGTTCCAGATATGAGTTGCAATCATTGTGTTGCCAGCATAACCAAAGCCATCAGGGAAGTGTCCTCAGATGCACACGTGGTTTGTGATCTGCATGAACGGATCGTCGAAGTTCTGAATCTGGTCGAGAAGTCTCCTCAGGAGATCATTGCAGTGCTTGATGAGGTGGGTTACGAAGCTACATTGATCGAGGCACAGGCCTGA
- a CDS encoding NAD(P)/FAD-dependent oxidoreductase: MIHTPLPAGMTNSDVNVDRSNSPPVDPTFDQPIKADSEVLIIGAGPAGCAAAITLARAGRQVRIIDQHTFPRDKVCGDGLIPDSLQALEALGVLDTVLERATLVKGLACHGPAGGTLHIPGKLAVLPRRDLDMILVRKALDEGAEMIASARFNAVLTEQDSQGQEQVVGANITIGDRATGSQLDLRARWVILATGAAAGPLKAAQVCERSLPSAMALRTYVRNPDWADRLEHLEISWHRSYAPGYGWVFPAPDGLFNVGVGLYGMHNPTLKDKIRHMVSGSPARTNKLNLHGLFERFVQSSPRVRDLVEGGEIVADIKGAPLRCSLEGASPSRPGMLVTGEALGSTYALTGEGIGKAMETGMLAAQAILSNTSDQVKVSQAYQQALDSIRPKFAIYQRANIINQMPWLINLAIRRGNASPRLVNRMSLVLEEKANPARLFTFRGAWKFLTE; the protein is encoded by the coding sequence ATGATCCATACACCTTTGCCCGCCGGCATGACCAACTCTGATGTCAATGTCGATCGCTCCAACAGTCCGCCTGTTGATCCGACATTTGACCAACCAATCAAAGCAGATTCGGAGGTTCTCATCATTGGCGCAGGACCTGCGGGTTGTGCAGCTGCGATCACGCTCGCACGAGCAGGCAGACAAGTGCGAATAATCGACCAGCACACTTTCCCGCGTGACAAAGTGTGCGGTGACGGACTCATACCTGACAGCCTGCAAGCACTCGAAGCCCTTGGGGTGCTTGACACTGTCCTGGAACGGGCAACACTTGTCAAAGGTCTCGCGTGTCATGGTCCGGCTGGCGGAACGCTACATATTCCAGGCAAGCTTGCCGTGCTGCCCAGAAGGGATCTGGACATGATCCTGGTCAGAAAGGCACTCGACGAGGGTGCCGAGATGATTGCATCGGCTCGTTTCAATGCGGTGCTAACCGAGCAAGACAGCCAGGGACAAGAGCAGGTAGTTGGTGCGAATATCACCATCGGCGACAGGGCAACAGGGTCTCAACTGGATCTGCGCGCCCGCTGGGTCATCCTGGCAACAGGCGCCGCTGCAGGTCCACTGAAAGCGGCCCAGGTCTGCGAACGCTCATTGCCATCTGCGATGGCGCTCCGGACATATGTGCGCAACCCTGACTGGGCCGACCGGCTCGAACACCTGGAGATCAGCTGGCACCGGTCTTACGCCCCAGGTTATGGCTGGGTGTTTCCAGCCCCTGACGGACTGTTCAATGTCGGCGTGGGCCTGTATGGCATGCACAACCCGACGCTCAAGGACAAGATCAGACACATGGTCAGCGGATCTCCCGCTCGAACCAATAAATTGAATCTACATGGACTTTTTGAACGATTTGTGCAGAGTAGCCCTCGCGTGCGCGATCTCGTCGAGGGAGGTGAGATTGTTGCAGACATCAAAGGGGCGCCACTACGTTGTTCGCTGGAAGGGGCCTCTCCATCCAGACCAGGGATGCTGGTCACCGGCGAGGCACTCGGTAGCACTTACGCACTGACAGGAGAAGGAATTGGCAAGGCCATGGAAACTGGCATGCTCGCCGCACAGGCGATTCTGTCCAACACGTCTGATCAAGTAAAAGTCAGTCAAGCGTATCAACAGGCACTCGATAGCATTCGACCCAAGTTTGCAATTTACCAGCGTGCCAACATCATCAACCAGATGCCATGGCTGATCAACCTGGCCATCAGGCGTGGCAACGCCAGTCCAAGACTCGTTAACCGGATGAGTCTGGTACTCGAAGAGAAAGCCAATCCAGCCCGATTGTTCACTTTCAGGGGTGCCTGGAAGTTTCTGACTGAGTGA
- a CDS encoding BPSS1780 family membrane protein, with product MQAVNLPAAAGWQWIRMGWELFRLQPAAILTWTMLISLVLIFSMMAAPIGPLIFIAFVPTITYLTLSACRSVHTGKRLLPSEWFAPLKQKGLFRKLIKLGGIYVAICLIAGLIAFLPFSAQLSEAMQIVVDTEDLAPLMEALNTPMMIFGVFYFLLAALFWYAPVLIGWHGTTISQSLFFSAVACWRNKWALVVYAVIWAFIFSGVDLLLGIMISIGIPISLIAALQVPANILAGSVLYCSFYPTYITVFGQDRIAREIDQSTSGTER from the coding sequence ATGCAAGCTGTTAATTTGCCTGCTGCCGCTGGATGGCAATGGATCAGAATGGGATGGGAGCTGTTCCGACTCCAGCCAGCTGCCATTCTGACCTGGACAATGCTGATCAGCCTGGTGTTGATCTTCTCGATGATGGCAGCACCGATCGGCCCGCTAATTTTCATCGCTTTCGTACCAACCATCACATACCTGACCTTGTCGGCGTGCCGTAGCGTACACACCGGCAAGCGGCTACTACCTTCAGAGTGGTTTGCGCCACTGAAACAAAAAGGCCTGTTCCGAAAGCTGATCAAACTTGGCGGAATCTATGTTGCCATCTGCCTGATTGCGGGTCTCATTGCCTTTCTTCCGTTCTCGGCGCAATTGTCTGAAGCCATGCAAATTGTGGTCGATACAGAAGACCTCGCTCCGCTCATGGAAGCACTGAATACGCCCATGATGATTTTCGGGGTGTTCTATTTCTTACTGGCGGCATTGTTCTGGTATGCCCCGGTTCTGATTGGCTGGCATGGAACAACCATTTCGCAGTCTCTTTTTTTCAGTGCGGTCGCGTGCTGGCGAAACAAGTGGGCACTGGTCGTGTACGCCGTGATCTGGGCATTCATTTTCAGCGGGGTAGATCTGCTGCTAGGTATCATGATCTCCATCGGTATCCCGATAAGTCTTATCGCTGCGCTGCAGGTTCCCGCCAACATTCTGGCAGGTAGTGTGCTGTATTGCAGCTTCTATCCGACATATATCACCGTATTCGGACAGGACAGGATTGCGCGAGAGATCGATCAATCCACTTCAGGCACAGAGCGCTGA
- a CDS encoding DUF192 domain-containing protein — translation MLSKPETISLEVAGTWRTRLAGLLGVRTMSGTQGLWIRPCNAVHTFGMRFDLSIYFLDQCDQIVRVYPRVSPGRMLVCAQACSVIELIALQSDQCLCEQLRRLKAAIQQQRKIDSPMHI, via the coding sequence ATGCTTTCTAAGCCAGAAACAATCTCACTGGAGGTAGCTGGCACCTGGCGTACGCGTCTTGCTGGCCTGCTCGGCGTGCGAACTATGTCAGGCACTCAGGGGCTCTGGATACGACCATGTAACGCAGTGCACACATTCGGAATGCGCTTTGATCTCAGCATATATTTTCTGGATCAATGTGACCAGATTGTACGTGTCTATCCTAGGGTGTCACCTGGTCGAATGCTTGTTTGTGCGCAAGCTTGCTCTGTCATCGAATTGATAGCTCTGCAGTCAGATCAGTGTCTTTGCGAACAGTTACGACGCCTGAAAGCGGCCATTCAGCAACAGCGAAAGATTGATTCACCTATGCACATCTGA
- a CDS encoding type II secretion system F family protein, whose translation MMDMADVVDAGADSAMLLLLVVMIGWSVLLIWLFSGVRSKSRADNRNGSGPVGGTAAVQSPMEWVRSFTLRQMSWSMRIAIERKLMHAGLIRWQVTDLVLLHVGCVLCAGILGVLCEVSTWMIPVCMLIAVFLIESWVGQRQRAYSSRIAMHLPGFLDMLCLCLSAGMSFNAGLLVVLKYMPDGPLRMLWRDWLFDVRAGSTRVEALTRLMNKSTQGSLQRLCIAMIQAERTGSALAASLHSQSGQLRQDHLLAAERRAAQAPMRMLLPLVMCFFPSTFLVLAFSIWVGVADAF comes from the coding sequence ATGATGGATATGGCTGATGTGGTGGATGCCGGAGCGGACTCCGCGATGCTGCTTCTGCTGGTTGTCATGATCGGATGGAGTGTGCTTCTGATCTGGCTGTTTTCTGGTGTGCGAAGTAAGTCGAGAGCTGATAATCGAAATGGGTCTGGGCCAGTCGGAGGGACGGCTGCAGTACAGTCACCCATGGAGTGGGTTCGGAGTTTTACCTTGCGTCAGATGAGTTGGTCGATGCGCATAGCGATCGAGCGCAAGCTGATGCATGCCGGGTTGATTCGCTGGCAGGTGACCGATCTTGTTTTGCTTCATGTCGGGTGCGTTCTGTGCGCAGGCATCCTGGGCGTTCTGTGTGAGGTGTCCACATGGATGATCCCTGTTTGCATGTTGATAGCAGTGTTTCTGATTGAGTCCTGGGTTGGTCAGCGTCAGCGGGCCTACAGTTCAAGGATCGCGATGCATCTGCCCGGGTTTCTAGACATGCTGTGTTTGTGCCTGAGTGCCGGCATGAGCTTCAATGCTGGCTTGTTGGTGGTGCTGAAGTACATGCCTGACGGTCCGTTGCGTATGTTGTGGCGCGACTGGCTGTTTGACGTGCGAGCGGGCAGCACCCGTGTCGAGGCTCTTACTCGTCTCATGAACAAGAGCACCCAGGGCTCACTTCAGCGCCTGTGTATCGCGATGATTCAGGCAGAGCGGACTGGCTCGGCGTTGGCGGCCAGCCTCCATTCCCAGTCTGGTCAGCTCAGACAGGATCATCTACTGGCGGCAGAGCGTAGGGCTGCTCAGGCACCCATGCGGATGTTGTTGCCGCTGGTGATGTGCTTCTTTCCCAGTACGTTTCTTGTGTTGGCATTCTCGATCTGGGTCGGAGTGGCGGATGCTTTCTAA
- a CDS encoding type II secretion system F family protein: MSDEMDMGRLTILLCAGVSTGLLTLSVQRSFVRAMQRYRERYTHDAAHNLRDLYVFLDVKLLWPAMAWLAVTVFFFSLWLGANGFIAVLLAVTCLTAPGLLIRYAKSRRLKRFEGQLPDALQSLSSSLSAGTSLVSGLQMLVQYSPAPLAQEFSVVAREIRLGVSLENALQHLMMRMPCPGVRAVGATMMVAVQTGGPMADMLSRTASSLVSEHQVQQRAQALMSQGWMQAWVMGCLPVGLMMVLAQMDDRFWPMLVQTTPGQLLLLTLGVLEGLGLLWLRRIAHQVAHG, translated from the coding sequence ATGAGCGATGAAATGGATATGGGACGCCTGACCATTCTGTTATGTGCAGGTGTCTCGACCGGTCTGTTGACGCTGAGTGTCCAGCGTAGTTTCGTGCGTGCCATGCAGCGGTATCGCGAACGTTATACACATGATGCGGCCCACAACTTGCGCGATCTGTACGTGTTTCTTGATGTCAAGCTGCTCTGGCCGGCCATGGCATGGCTAGCCGTCACCGTGTTTTTTTTCTCGTTGTGGCTGGGGGCGAACGGGTTCATTGCTGTGTTACTCGCGGTGACCTGCCTGACGGCACCTGGCTTACTGATTCGCTACGCCAAATCTCGGCGGCTAAAGCGCTTTGAGGGGCAGTTGCCAGATGCGCTGCAGTCCCTGTCTTCATCACTGAGCGCAGGAACTAGTCTCGTTTCCGGACTACAGATGCTGGTGCAGTACTCGCCGGCCCCCTTGGCACAGGAATTCTCGGTTGTTGCACGCGAGATCAGACTCGGTGTGAGTCTGGAGAACGCTCTGCAACATCTGATGATGCGCATGCCTTGCCCAGGGGTCCGGGCAGTGGGCGCAACCATGATGGTCGCGGTTCAGACCGGTGGTCCAATGGCTGACATGCTATCCCGCACGGCGTCGAGTCTGGTCAGTGAGCACCAAGTCCAGCAACGAGCCCAGGCACTGATGTCACAGGGCTGGATGCAGGCATGGGTGATGGGTTGTCTGCCTGTTGGATTGATGATGGTGCTTGCGCAGATGGATGATCGCTTCTGGCCGATGCTGGTTCAGACAACTCCGGGGCAGTTACTGTTGCTGACACTCGGTGTGCTTGAAGGGCTGGGATTACTCTGGCTCAGAAGAATTGCACACCAGGTGGCTCATGGATGA
- a CDS encoding ATPase, T2SS/T4P/T4SS family — protein MIEIYLDFEDGTSRIERIEPPCLIGRDSECHLRINHWRVGREHVRLTRLGEYLQLEDMGSLGGTRVNGTRVAQHFPLLPTDDVVFGPCRMRVQSGSLMAELDHDGFAHSGDYATCDAVSAVDKAAVDQSLRATLHAALVRQMDVRKHDLANLPDGMLRERCDAIVRDLIGQHAPELSESRREHLVGAVVSDAVGYGPLQSLLEDASVSEIMVNRHDRIFVESGGRVHLHTATFSSEAAVRSVIERIIYPIGRRIDDASPMVDARLPDGSRVNAVLTPISVAGSCVTIRKFPVNPMRLADLLDRGCISHSLARFLCRCIEQRVSLLISGGTGSGKTTLLNVLTSQVPDHERLITIEDAAELRIEHPHVLSLEARPSNAEGRGEINIRSLVRNALRMRPDRIIVGECRGAEALDMLSAMNTGHEGSMSTLHANTPRDAVSRLETMVLMASAQLPLLAIRELVSRSVQMIVQLSRLPDGSRMLVAVDEVTGMESGQIQMQPILRFHRGSRKFVWQGVVPSFVESWRECDVPVDPDWFGDQTEAA, from the coding sequence ATGATCGAGATCTACCTTGATTTTGAGGATGGGACGAGTCGGATCGAGCGCATTGAGCCTCCCTGCCTCATCGGGCGCGATAGTGAATGTCACCTGCGTATCAACCACTGGAGAGTGGGGCGTGAGCATGTGCGATTGACGCGACTGGGAGAGTACTTGCAGCTTGAGGACATGGGCTCGCTGGGAGGTACGCGTGTCAACGGCACACGGGTGGCCCAGCACTTTCCGTTGCTACCCACCGATGATGTCGTATTCGGACCTTGCAGGATGAGGGTGCAATCAGGTTCGCTCATGGCGGAACTTGATCACGATGGATTTGCTCACTCGGGCGACTACGCAACATGCGATGCGGTCTCGGCTGTCGACAAAGCTGCAGTCGATCAGTCCTTGCGGGCCACGCTTCATGCAGCACTGGTGCGGCAGATGGACGTGCGCAAGCACGACCTGGCCAACCTGCCTGATGGCATGCTCCGGGAGCGGTGCGATGCCATTGTGCGAGACTTGATTGGGCAGCATGCGCCCGAGCTGAGCGAGTCGCGGCGAGAACACCTTGTCGGTGCGGTGGTATCGGATGCTGTGGGTTATGGCCCCCTGCAGAGCCTGCTTGAGGATGCGAGTGTCAGTGAAATCATGGTGAATCGTCACGACAGGATCTTCGTGGAGTCTGGTGGTCGTGTCCACTTGCACACGGCGACCTTCTCTAGCGAGGCGGCAGTGCGCTCGGTCATTGAGCGCATTATCTATCCGATCGGGCGTCGCATCGATGATGCAAGCCCCATGGTTGATGCTCGACTTCCAGATGGATCGAGGGTCAATGCTGTGCTCACGCCGATCAGTGTTGCTGGTTCCTGCGTGACGATTCGGAAGTTTCCCGTCAACCCTATGCGGCTTGCAGATTTACTTGACCGCGGATGCATCAGTCACAGCCTTGCCAGATTTCTGTGCCGCTGCATCGAGCAGCGCGTCAGTCTTCTGATTTCTGGTGGAACTGGCTCAGGCAAGACGACTTTGCTCAATGTGCTGACCAGTCAGGTGCCAGACCATGAAAGGCTGATCACGATAGAGGATGCAGCGGAGTTGCGGATAGAACATCCCCATGTGTTGAGTCTCGAGGCGCGGCCGAGCAACGCAGAAGGTCGAGGGGAAATCAATATTCGATCCCTGGTTCGTAACGCATTGCGGATGCGTCCGGACAGAATCATTGTCGGTGAGTGTCGTGGTGCCGAAGCCCTGGATATGTTGTCTGCCATGAATACGGGCCATGAAGGATCAATGAGCACGTTGCATGCGAATACGCCCAGAGACGCCGTGTCGAGACTTGAAACCATGGTTCTGATGGCAAGTGCCCAGTTGCCGTTGCTGGCTATTCGCGAGCTTGTTTCCCGGTCTGTCCAGATGATTGTGCAGCTTTCGCGCCTGCCAGATGGGTCGCGTATGTTGGTTGCAGTCGACGAAGTAACCGGGATGGAGTCCGGTCAGATACAGATGCAACCGATCTTGCGGTTTCATCGAGGCTCGCGCAAGTTCGTCTGGCAAGGAGTGGTGCCGAGCTTCGTGGAGAGTTGGCGTGAATGCGATGTCCCGGTGGATCCGGATTGGTTTGGGGATCAAACCGAGGCTGCCTGA
- a CDS encoding type II and III secretion system protein family protein, with product MRAYRFDDQGIQAGAESEIGVHRMDCELSGRRQSRRSAWIAMAVQILLITAPGIDRVSCAGNVPKAARAQSQTQAARSLISRQVSATGSESAAANQSVLELEVGHAHVLKVPGARQVAVGNSQTLQATAHNSNEVILFGKRAGTTSVDVWSQKGARQSFRVVVHAADRSLVLDEIQSLLKDVGTVRVLTAGSHILLQAESLTSSQRQIVDRILARFPDVVDMTASMSWDPMVMLDVMVIEMPTYKLSELGVRWQTAQGSGGIAGLAWQTGQASAFGQSAMQQFGLVSTGSEVNKGGIGNSGNVGNAPGRIASWLGLNTVLHSELQAMADRGEALLLAQPQLMTRSGKTASFLAGGEVPYALTDDKGRTHTEFKKYGVSLSVTPELGEQGRIVASVEVEVSAVDSSIITPAGPAMRVRKANTQFNAYSGQTMVLAGFMSSDRSSNYRGAPSPEGSFLERLTGVQDERSRQTELAILVTPVITQADDPSMRDRVRRAQTFAQVESEPSRRLLEPIAANQDVTRADWIGEHSDEILAGPAGQDQWGAHANQSSPWEQFKPSMRSDQWADQDVTRTMHDSDGPGETP from the coding sequence ATGCGCGCATATCGGTTTGATGATCAAGGTATTCAGGCTGGCGCTGAGAGTGAAATCGGGGTGCACCGAATGGATTGCGAGCTTTCGGGGCGGAGGCAGTCGAGGCGCTCGGCGTGGATTGCCATGGCAGTCCAGATTCTACTGATTACAGCTCCCGGGATCGATCGGGTCTCTTGCGCAGGCAATGTTCCGAAGGCTGCGCGGGCGCAATCGCAGACGCAAGCGGCAAGATCTCTGATTTCTCGACAAGTGTCTGCAACTGGATCGGAGTCTGCCGCGGCTAACCAGAGTGTCTTGGAGCTTGAAGTCGGACATGCCCATGTGCTGAAGGTTCCAGGCGCACGACAGGTGGCGGTGGGCAACAGCCAGACACTACAGGCGACTGCGCACAACTCAAACGAAGTCATCCTTTTTGGCAAGCGTGCCGGTACAACCAGCGTAGATGTATGGAGTCAAAAGGGAGCGCGGCAATCATTTCGAGTCGTCGTGCATGCAGCTGACCGCTCACTGGTGCTTGATGAAATACAGTCGTTGCTCAAGGATGTGGGTACGGTCCGCGTCCTGACTGCAGGGAGTCACATTCTGTTGCAGGCAGAGTCGCTCACCAGTAGCCAGCGACAGATCGTTGACAGGATACTCGCAAGGTTTCCTGACGTTGTGGACATGACAGCGAGCATGAGTTGGGATCCCATGGTGATGCTGGATGTCATGGTCATCGAGATGCCGACGTACAAGCTGAGTGAACTAGGCGTGCGATGGCAGACGGCTCAAGGGTCGGGAGGCATTGCTGGTCTCGCATGGCAGACCGGACAGGCCTCGGCCTTCGGGCAAAGCGCTATGCAGCAGTTTGGCCTTGTGTCGACAGGTAGTGAGGTTAATAAGGGCGGTATAGGCAATTCTGGCAACGTCGGTAACGCCCCTGGTCGCATTGCCTCCTGGTTGGGGCTGAACACTGTTCTACATTCCGAGTTGCAGGCCATGGCTGACCGTGGCGAAGCGCTGCTATTGGCACAGCCCCAGCTCATGACTCGCAGCGGCAAGACAGCCTCGTTTCTTGCTGGTGGAGAGGTTCCGTACGCATTGACAGACGATAAAGGTCGCACCCACACAGAGTTCAAAAAGTATGGGGTTTCCCTGAGCGTCACACCTGAACTTGGAGAGCAGGGCCGGATAGTCGCGAGCGTGGAGGTGGAGGTCAGTGCGGTAGATTCATCGATCATCACGCCCGCAGGTCCGGCCATGCGGGTGCGCAAGGCCAATACCCAGTTCAATGCCTATTCGGGTCAGACCATGGTTCTGGCGGGATTCATGTCCAGCGATCGATCGAGTAACTATCGTGGAGCGCCGAGTCCGGAAGGTAGCTTTCTGGAGAGGTTGACGGGTGTTCAGGATGAGCGATCCAGGCAGACCGAGCTTGCCATTCTGGTTACACCAGTTATCACGCAGGCTGACGACCCGTCCATGCGTGACCGGGTGCGACGCGCTCAGACATTCGCACAGGTCGAGTCTGAGCCGTCTAGGCGATTGCTTGAACCCATCGCTGCAAATCAGGATGTGACGCGTGCTGACTGGATTGGTGAACACAGTGATGAGATTCTTGCGGGTCCAGCGGGTCAGGATCAATGGGGTGCACATGCAAACCAGTCAAGCCCGTGGGAGCAGTTTAAGCCTTCGATGCGCTCGGACCAGTGGGCCGATCAAGATGTCACTCGCACCATGCATGATTCCGACGGTCCGGGAGAGACGCCATGA
- the cpaB gene encoding Flp pilus assembly protein CpaB — protein sequence MTSSASHPNPDKVSAGPSSGPAAPPAKGMAGAVQRSLPPGTQASQVSTVVSSRHRQPSALRKWGLRLAAPVVLAGATIYAVNQYMNTRQSTSPGTEGPTLVERIVAAENLQSGIEIDIHNLALREVPHSWAGPDSVAPDEIESLLGMRLTQDLAAGTPLTFSMIRRAQPNEFLDLLEPGRRAVTLPVGRITASAGLLQPGEYIDLFVTFEHRGRRITSLLMSQIRVLHVSRSDGEGYQNEQELLTLDVTTEQAAKLIAAQQGGVLTAVQMPAPALTDQGSAHSQTRTSRSRSGQTLHTRPAANHLAGFAGVEASFEQLEVPDILYGDQESASAQDHS from the coding sequence ATGACATCATCTGCATCGCATCCCAATCCGGATAAAGTGTCGGCGGGGCCATCTTCTGGTCCGGCAGCGCCACCAGCCAAAGGAATGGCGGGGGCTGTTCAGCGCAGCCTGCCACCAGGTACCCAGGCCTCGCAGGTCTCGACAGTCGTTTCTTCCCGGCACCGTCAACCCTCTGCACTCAGAAAATGGGGTTTGCGTCTGGCCGCGCCAGTCGTGCTTGCGGGCGCGACGATCTACGCAGTTAATCAGTATATGAACACCCGGCAATCCACGTCACCGGGGACCGAAGGCCCGACACTGGTCGAGCGCATCGTGGCGGCGGAAAACCTGCAATCAGGAATCGAAATTGATATTCATAATCTAGCCTTGCGGGAAGTCCCTCATAGTTGGGCGGGTCCTGATTCGGTTGCACCAGACGAGATCGAATCTTTACTGGGTATGCGTCTGACACAAGACCTCGCAGCAGGAACGCCGCTCACATTCTCCATGATCAGACGTGCCCAGCCCAACGAGTTTCTGGATCTTCTGGAACCTGGGCGCAGAGCCGTGACATTGCCGGTGGGCAGAATCACTGCAAGCGCTGGCCTGTTGCAGCCCGGGGAGTACATTGATCTCTTTGTTACGTTTGAGCATCGTGGACGGCGTATCACATCGCTGCTCATGAGCCAGATCCGGGTCCTGCATGTCAGTCGCTCTGATGGAGAGGGCTATCAAAATGAGCAGGAGCTCCTCACTCTCGATGTGACAACCGAGCAGGCCGCAAAACTGATTGCTGCACAGCAAGGTGGGGTTCTGACGGCGGTCCAGATGCCCGCGCCTGCATTGACAGATCAGGGGAGTGCTCATTCCCAGACTCGTACGTCTCGGTCAAGATCGGGTCAGACCCTCCATACGCGACCGGCGGCCAATCATCTGGCGGGTTTCGCGGGTGTTGAGGCGTCGTTTGAACAACTGGAGGTTCCGGACATTCTGTACGGAGATCAGGAATCTGCTTCAGCACAGGACCACTCGTGA
- a CDS encoding transposase gives MLINNIKTASARGARNRFTEHLAAFYKKPQFWHRACFVGSVGSATLAPPAVRSASPKGSHANQSD, from the coding sequence GTGCTGATCAACAACATCAAGACGGCCAGCGCCCGCGGTGCCAGAAACCGCTTTACCGAACACCTTGCGGCTTTCTACAAGAAACCGCAGTTCTGGCACCGCGCCTGTTTTGTCGGCAGTGTCGGCAGCGCAACGCTTGCCCCCCCTGCTGTCCGGTCGGCTTCGCCTAAAGGTTCACACGCGAACCAGTCGGACTAG
- a CDS encoding PCC domain-containing protein produces the protein MRSIRHPGPVIEPAVLALPAQLRTVRTRIEAGSTLLEGFAGLLRQYACQSAVARLGKSSLWPVVYVLPALSRSPEHAVYYSDRHVPDAPLALETGAVTIGLKGDELWLHCHASWYDADGFWHCGHLLPDETVLDAPMEVELTLLGGAGFVVCQDVHTNFSLFKPRELAEMPRSSNHSDSLNSTGTTAASVSHCGETSEIQAGWCLRIAPNVDLCEAIETFCRDNNLRQAQVLGGVGSTVGAMFDDGRVVDPFVTELMIEKGLVTSDLMRNETDQMASRECVVAQLDVALIDYQGGVHRGRLSRGENPVLVTCELVIAELR, from the coding sequence ATGCGTAGCATTCGCCATCCAGGACCTGTAATTGAGCCAGCTGTGCTGGCCCTGCCTGCACAGTTGCGTACTGTTAGAACTCGTATTGAGGCGGGCAGCACGCTGCTTGAAGGATTTGCAGGTCTGTTACGGCAGTATGCATGTCAGAGCGCGGTTGCGCGGTTAGGGAAGTCTTCGCTCTGGCCGGTCGTCTATGTGTTGCCGGCATTATCCAGATCGCCCGAGCATGCCGTGTACTACAGCGATCGGCATGTGCCAGATGCACCGCTTGCACTTGAAACCGGCGCAGTCACCATCGGACTTAAAGGCGACGAGCTCTGGTTGCATTGCCACGCGAGCTGGTACGACGCCGATGGCTTCTGGCATTGCGGACATCTTCTGCCGGATGAAACTGTGCTTGATGCGCCAATGGAGGTCGAACTGACGTTACTAGGTGGTGCGGGATTTGTGGTCTGTCAGGATGTTCATACCAACTTCAGTTTGTTCAAGCCGCGAGAACTGGCCGAGATGCCCAGGTCGTCGAATCATTCAGACTCCTTGAACTCTACCGGAACAACCGCAGCCAGTGTGTCACATTGTGGTGAGACGAGCGAGATCCAGGCAGGGTGGTGCTTGCGCATTGCGCCCAACGTGGACCTCTGTGAGGCAATCGAGACTTTCTGTCGGGACAATAACCTTCGTCAGGCGCAGGTGCTTGGCGGTGTTGGCAGTACGGTCGGCGCAATGTTTGACGATGGGCGAGTTGTCGATCCATTTGTTACGGAGCTTATGATCGAGAAGGGTCTGGTCACGAGTGATTTGATGCGAAACGAGACAGATCAGATGGCGTCACGGGAGTGCGTCGTCGCACAGCTGGATGTGGCACTGATTGATTATCAGGGAGGTGTCCATCGTGGAAGGCTATCGCGTGGCGAGAATCCGGTTCTGGTGACATGTGAACTGGTAATTGCTGAACTCAGGTGA
- the dtd gene encoding D-aminoacyl-tRNA deacylase, with translation MRVVIQRVNQASVQVDGEIVAAINQGLLVLVCSQPGDHPDLIGRMLGKVLKLRIFSDETGKMNRSLQDVQGGLLLVSQFTLAADVSKGNRPSFTGALPPEKARQDYDLLVSLAKAAHPVVQCGVFGADMKVSLLNDGPVTIPIEMTGEV, from the coding sequence TTGCGAGTTGTGATTCAGAGGGTAAACCAGGCGAGTGTGCAGGTTGATGGCGAAATAGTCGCTGCAATCAATCAGGGGTTGCTGGTGCTGGTGTGTTCACAGCCGGGGGATCATCCCGATCTGATTGGTCGCATGCTGGGCAAAGTTCTCAAGCTCAGGATATTTTCTGACGAGACCGGCAAGATGAATCGCTCACTGCAGGACGTGCAGGGGGGGCTGCTTCTTGTTTCGCAGTTCACGTTGGCGGCAGACGTTTCCAAAGGCAATCGCCCAAGCTTTACTGGTGCCCTGCCTCCCGAGAAAGCGCGGCAGGATTACGATCTGCTGGTCAGTCTAGCCAAAGCCGCCCACCCCGTGGTGCAATGTGGTGTCTTCGGGGCTGACATGAAAGTCAGTTTGCTCAACGACGGACCGGTGACCATTCCAATCGAGATGACAGGTGAGGTTTGA